One part of the Streptomyces sp. NBC_00286 genome encodes these proteins:
- a CDS encoding 3'-5' exonuclease encodes MTCWYEGPLAAFDTETTGVDVETDRIVSAAVVVQDAPGGRPRVSRWLVNPGVPVPEGATAVHGLTEDHLQRNGRWPSPVMDEIVRELAEQSAAGRPLVVMNAPFDLTLLDRELRRHRASSLDHWFETVPLRVLDPRVLDKHLDRYRKGRRTLTDLCAHYGVELTGAHDAAADALAAMDVVRAVGRRFAARLERLSPAELHTLQAVWHAAQARGLEAWFARSGTEEPVDPAWPLRPELPAAA; translated from the coding sequence ATGACGTGCTGGTACGAGGGACCACTGGCCGCGTTCGACACCGAGACGACGGGTGTGGACGTGGAGACCGACAGGATCGTGTCGGCCGCCGTCGTCGTCCAGGACGCTCCCGGAGGCCGGCCGCGGGTGAGCCGCTGGCTGGTCAATCCGGGCGTTCCGGTGCCCGAAGGGGCAACGGCGGTCCACGGTCTGACGGAGGATCACCTGCAGCGCAACGGCCGCTGGCCGTCGCCGGTGATGGACGAGATAGTCAGGGAGCTGGCCGAGCAGAGCGCTGCGGGACGCCCGCTCGTGGTGATGAACGCGCCGTTCGATCTGACGCTGCTGGACCGGGAGTTGCGTCGCCATCGGGCGTCGTCGCTGGACCACTGGTTCGAGACCGTGCCGCTGCGCGTGCTCGATCCCCGGGTCCTCGACAAACACCTGGACCGCTACCGCAAGGGCCGCCGCACGCTGACGGACCTGTGCGCGCACTATGGCGTGGAGCTGACGGGCGCCCATGACGCGGCGGCCGACGCGCTGGCCGCGATGGATGTCGTACGCGCGGTGGGGCGCCGTTTCGCGGCCCGCCTGGAGCGGCTCTCGCCGGCCGAACTGCACACGCTGCAGGCGGTGTGGCATGCGGCGCAGGCCCGCGGCCTGGAGGCGTGGTTCGCGCGCAGCGGCACGGAGGAGCCGGTCGACCCGGCGTGGCCTCTGCGACCGGAGCTCCCGGCGGCGGCGTAA
- a CDS encoding DUF4365 domain-containing protein yields the protein MAIAQPEQGGLLPQRTPPHRGTLATTACMETLQVGYLHAVAAAAGCSLSQPFPDNGIDWHVSHSAPGHTVDDEVTIKVQLKCTYQIRPNPPGPAFSFTLDNAHLEKLARSPVSVHKILVVMLVPRSQDDWLRASHDRLDLRHCCYWTNLAGHRITGRRRTTVRIPTSRIFDDRALCEIMTRVGTGGRP from the coding sequence ATGGCCATCGCGCAGCCCGAACAGGGCGGGCTGCTGCCTCAGCGGACACCACCGCATCGCGGCACACTCGCCACCACCGCCTGTATGGAGACACTGCAGGTCGGCTATCTGCACGCGGTCGCGGCGGCCGCCGGCTGCTCCCTGTCCCAGCCCTTTCCCGACAACGGCATCGACTGGCACGTCAGCCACAGCGCCCCCGGGCACACGGTCGACGACGAAGTCACGATCAAGGTGCAGCTCAAGTGCACGTACCAGATCCGTCCGAACCCCCCGGGCCCGGCCTTCTCCTTCACGCTCGACAACGCCCACCTGGAGAAGCTCGCCCGCAGCCCGGTCTCGGTGCACAAAATACTGGTCGTGATGCTGGTGCCCAGATCCCAGGACGACTGGCTGCGCGCCAGCCACGACCGGCTCGATCTGCGGCACTGCTGCTACTGGACCAATCTCGCCGGACACCGCATCACCGGCCGGCGCAGGACCACCGTGCGGATACCGACCTCGCGCATCTTCGACGACCGGGCGCTCTGCGAAATCATGACGCGGGTCGGAACGGGAGGCAGACCGTGA